TACTTGCATTTTACAAATATCTTTACTGTTTTATTACTTATGCTTGTGACTTATATTTAAATTGTACAGAATGAGgaaaacaaatactccctccgtcccaaaataagtgactcaagtatgtactaactttgtactaaagttaatacaaagttgagtcacttattttgggacggagggagtatttactaAATTTTTATGAATATTTACTTGTGTATAATTTTTACTCATGACTTATTCTAAAAATATAAATATAATTTGTATATTAGACATGATTGAATATTCATATCAATATTTTAAATTATGTATAATTTTAATTATACAAACATTGAGCTATACAAATGTGCGTATTAATTTTTAAATGCCTTTCTAATTGAAATAATTTTTTTGAATTGCAATGTTGAATTTTTTTGCTCTATTTTAAGTTAGACAAACATTTCAATAATTCATAAACATTACTTTAAATATATGAATAATTTCAAAATATTACATGAACACTtttaaaagtactccctccgtccggaaatacttgtcatcaaaatggacaaaaagagatatatctagaactaaaatacgtctagatacatcttgttttatccattttgatgacaagtattttcggacgaagggaatATGTTATTTTGTTTGTATGTACAATAACACACGGATGGATATCTAAACTTCATTTAAATACTGAACTTATAATTTGCATACTACCAACTGGTTTCTAAAATCGAACAAGTGCAAAATGGGCTGCACTGACCCTAGATCATTTCAGCTCGACGTGCACCTTTATCTCTAATACATTAAGGCCAATTATCAATTGTAGATGTGTACACGTAAATATTGTAGGATGTCTCAAAAACAAAACCCGTAAAGATTGTAGTGGCTAGCGTGGCTTGTATGCTAGCCTTTGGTCGTGGGTTTGAGACTTGGCGACCATGGTTTTTCACGTTAATTTTCACTATGTAATAATAGGTGGGACCCACCGCTCATAGATTCAAAAATACATAAGTTTGTTATCCATATTAGACATTCGAACGTGAAGGATGGAGTGGCTAGACCGGTCCGTGTTCTAACCTTTTTGTGTTAATTTTCGCATCTATGAGTAGTACAGTGGTCGGCTTTTTCTGCAAATAAAAAATGCAAGGGGGTTTTGTGCAAAAAAGTGTCACGGTGTTTGGCTTTTTTCACAAATAAAAATACAAGGGTCTTTTGTGCAAAAAAGCATCGCCCAACCGCCATCACTCAGTGACATTGGGCCATACGCTTAAGTCAAGTTCACCGACTGCAATTCTATATTTTTAAGGTTCTAATACCAAAGTGAACATTGAACACTAGTTCTATGACTCTCAATGATATTGATTCTTAAAATCATTATTTGTTTTTGTAACCGTCTCCCTAAGCATCTTGCACTATAGGCAGCTAATCTTCGGAGAATCAACAAAGAAGCAAACCTTAATGCAGCCTTTGGCAATCAAAGTACCAGAGGCATCGATTTCTCTATTATTCATCAACAATTAGCAATAAGCAGTAGCCAGACCTGAAACCATTCTTGGGTAGGCACAGAACTGCGACACGATCAAACCTATGTCAAACATATCGTTCGCTCCCGCACCAGAGCTCCCGTGAGACACCTACAGGCCTACCGTAGAACCAGGTTCAGAAGTCCAGCACCCGGAACGGCGCGACCTGCTTTTCCAGCGGCGGCCGCCCCCCGTTGGCGACGCGGCAGTTGCGCCGGACCTCCCCCTTCCTGGGGTTCTGGAGCTCGCCCATCTTGACCATCCCCTCGATGaaggccctgaagaaggcgtccTGGTTCTGGCTGAACTGCGTCACCACCCGCCGGGTCCCGTCGTTGTCGGAGAAGAGCGTCTGGTCGGAGTTCAGGAACCCGCGGAGGTGGACCAGGTCCTTGAAGTACTGGTTGTCGAAGACGACCGGGGTGGCGTCCAGGCCGCCGGTGACGTTCTGGTCGCCGGTGAGGGGGCAGAGCGCGTCGAGCGCCTGGCGGTAGGCCGGGTCCATgtgggggtcggggcggccggagcccGACTGGTTGTAGAGgcggaagacgatggagaagcagcGGGCCTCGCCGACGGAGTGCGAGCCGgagagcgcgacgaggtcggtgacGGTGAGCTTGTAGCCGGCGAAGAGGCGGATGAGCGCGCTCGCGTTGGCGCGCGGGCTCGGCATGATGTTGTCCGAGTCCTCCTGGCTCGCCGTCAGACTGTCCTCCCGCCCGAGCCTCACGTCCCAGTTGGGTCCACCAGTCTGTGAGAGAGGAAATAAACAATTCAGAGTCAAACCAAGTCAAAATATTTAATCTGTTGTGTTGTTGTTGTATTGTGGAGTAATTATCAATCAAAACTTGCCAAGTTAAGATGTTAACTCCTGCAATTAAATTTGTTTCACAAAATGAAAATTGCAAGAGTTTCTTTTTCCGTCAAAAAAACACTCCTGCAATTTTCATTTTCTGAAACAAGTTTAATTTGTTTAATTGGTGCTAAAATAATGAAATCAAGACCCATTAGTAAATGGTGCAGCGCTCTTTTATTTCAAGCAATTCAGCTGCTTACTGTACTCGATGAATCGATCCCTCTACCAACTCTATGCTACCGAGAACGTAACTACGGCAAAGTGGGAACAGAGCTAAAATACGCTGAAAACAAATACTAGCTCCATGGCCTGAACCAATCAAACACCCGGATGGCCGGATGAATCTCGATGAGAAGTACGAATGGCTGGCATAGCGACACGCGCGCAAAACAACAAGGGAGGAGGCGAACTACTAAAACGATCCCCATTACAGGAGCGGCAGCATTATCGTCTGATTCTGATCCGACAGAACGTGCGTGAGAGACAGAGGAGGCAAAGGATCTCGCGTGGAGCAGCTACGCACGAGGCCCAGCCCCATGCTATCCTACTCTTGTCCCTCGTCGTTCTTGGCGCAGGGACCGGTTTGACAGCACCGGACGGGATACGCCTGTCGGCACAGGGACGTCCAGGGTTACTATACCTGTAGCTGGGGCCGTCGGCCCTTCCGCAGGTTAGGCCACCTCGCCTGGCCGTTTCCGGCCTCGTTAAATGCGCCTACCGAGGTGTCGTGTGCCGGTGTGCGGGCGGGCGGGCACAGCAGGATGGACGCGGGGGGTGACGCTGACGCCATTCCCTCCCGATTCTGGTTCAGTGTGGTGGTTACGGGGAGCAAGGGGTGCCCATGCGCCCGTCCCTGTCAAACGAGGGCGCATCCGGCCGATTTTCTTTGGAAACATTTCCGATTCACCATTTTAGAAAACATTAAAAGGAGAACATTAACATGCTGCCTACGAACCATTTCGGCATGAATGGTAAGCTATCCCAAAAACAATGAACATGCTGCCTACAAACTTTTGGCAGAAACTAATTTTGCGTTTCTTGGTTGCTATTTTAACACTACTACTGCAAGTTGTTACCGGAATAAAAGTCAGTGCGAAGGTAAGCGATTCTCCATCGCCCGTTTGCCGTCAATAGTGTAGGAGCTTCCAACGAAGTGGATGTGCAGGAAAAAGACGGTGCGTGCGAGAGACGCTGACCACAGATAGGCGGCTTGCGACGACGGTGACTAGTGTTGCCAGCCAAGCACCAAACAGAATTGCCAAAAATTAATGGCACAGCACTGATACGCACTGCACTGAAGTACTCCTATACTAGCGGACAAAAAGGAAATTAATTAAGGCAATTTTGACCCCAGGTTTCGCTCAGTTTCTTCCCCCTATTCCATTTTGAAAGACCGGGCCTCTGGATTCTGGAACCGAAAACGCCGGCAGGTCGGCCGCGGGAGCAATTAATTGCACAGGAAACGCCAGGCAGTGGAATGGAACAATGGAACCCCCATGCGCATCGGCATCGTCCCCGTCTCGTCTCGTGAACGACGAAAAGCAAGGGAGAATCTGCGCCGCGACTGCGGGGGACGGCACGGCACGGGTTCCCCGAGCAGCCCGGGGATGGGGAAGAAGGCGGCGTACGTACCAGCAGGACGGCGTCGCGGGCGGCCATGATGAtgatgtcggcgcaggagacgacgCCGGGGCACTGCTCCTCCAGGGCGCTCTTGACCTCGTCCACGACCTCGAAGGAGCGGAGGGAGTTGATGTTGGAGAGCGCCTCCTTCTCCCCCGCCATCGTCGGCGTCGCGTCCATCAGCACCGACCCGTCGCATCCCTGGCACAATTAGTAAAATAGCAGCCGAAACCGATCAGAGACCTGAGACTGAGACCACGACGCGGCGGCAGCAAGCAGAGCGCCCGCTGCGAGGCGGGGATCGATCGCGCATGTTTTAGAAGGCAGAGACGACTCACGTTGACGAAGCAGTCGTGGAACTGGAGGCGCATGACGGAGGCGACGCTGCGGGCCTCGCGCGCGAGCGCGCGGGCCATGACGCGCCGCACGATCTCCTCCGCGCGGGGGCACGTCTGCGCGTAGTACCCGACCCTGAGCTCCTTGACGGCCGCGTCGGCGCCCGCGAACGCGAGGCACGCGGCGAGGGcgaggagcaggccgacgcggggcGGCGCCATGGCGACGCGCTCGGAAGGGGGCGAGGGATGGAGGGAGAGAGGGCGGGGCGTTCGATCTGGCTACCGGATTCTGCTCTGCTCCTGCGTGGCAGCGTACTAGTTGCAGGGGAGGAGACGGACAACTCGCGAGGACCCCGGCCGGACGTTATATAGAAAGCGGAGGCCGCTCGGTGCAGTGCAGCGGGGAGGGAGGTACGGGTAGGTGAGGTGCGGCGCGGCGGTGTGGGCGGGTCGGGCGGGCGGGCGTCTCGTGGGCTGGCTCTGAGCCGTCAAAAATatccggcggggcggggcgggattGGGGCCCGGTGATAGGATGGCACGGGACGGCCGGCTGTTTGTTGGCTTGGCTGTGGGGGAAAGGGGAGCATTGACCTGGACTTTTCCTTGTGCGCCTCTGCATCCCCCGATGCGCGCTGTGGTTTGGTGCCACGTTTCGGGGCTGGAATGATCTTTCTTCTCGTAGTCATACTATGTTTATCCTCGTGTTTTTGCGGCAGATCACTCATCGGGAGCACCGGTGCATCCACTCACGTTGCAGGATGAAGTCAAGGAGGAAGAAAACTGAGCACACTCGCTGAAAAACGACGGGGACGAACCATCCCgaataaggctggtcacaatgggcaagaacataaactagtaacttacacacttctcTAGACTATGTtaataccttcatagtgggtaggaatatctatgtagtgtcatgcaacgatgtatttattaggttatagactcattgtttcttggagtgtgcgATGTTCcgataacttagctagttaccacaagcacctctctcttcattaaatacgtgccacataagcaaagttgtattggagtgtgtgatgttactcctaaattcctccccactgtgaccagcctAAGGGCAGATTTTCCGGTCCCCCGGTCAAAGCAGCGTTTACTTGGACACAATCGATTTTGTTTTCAGTTCAAGGAGTCCTTGTGAAGCAATATGGCACCTATGCTATGCGCAATCAAAGCATGGACCCCACTTTACGAGGTCGATTTTCGATTGAGGGAGCACGATAAGTTGACCACAGGTTATTAACAGTTCACTAACGCATTGGTTCAGGTTGATCGTTCTGGTTTGGTGTTGTTTCAAGCATTACTTGAAGAACCAGTAGTTGATCTATGGATCATGACATCGTTGTATCAGAATGAGACCGTCGTTATTGGTTATTGGACCTGCGATGGATTTGAAGGCAAATCCTATATATCTAAATAGTTCATCTTCACTACCTCTATTTTCTTAACATGCACATATGACACCTTAAAAGAGCCTCGCGCCCCATGTttgattttggtaattgatgatgatccctatggactaatggttgctttgagtgatatttgaagggtttgtccataaacaTGACTTGAagaccatttgttggtttcaaggctaTAAGAAGGAGATTATGTGTTGATCAAGGTGTTATTCGTGgagttatccaaagattggtcatgtgagcgtTGAGCCTATTGCAAGCATGACTTGAAGAAAAAGATTGTGTGAACATTCCTGTTTACCATCAAGACATCATCTTAATGAAGTGAGGAGCTAAGatttaaggttgatcaagactaagcacAAAGAGTGATTCAAGTGGACCAGCACACAATGCGTACAATATTTACCAAGTGGGATCAAGAGAGATCTcatgcttgttggggaacgttgcagaaaattaaaaatttcctacggtttcaccaagatccatctatgagttcatctaagcaacgagtgaaaggggagatgcatctacataccactttgtagatcgcgagcggaagcgttcaaaagaacggggttgaagtagtcgttctcgtcgtgatcctatcaccggagatcctagcgccgaacggacggcacctccgcgttcaacacacgtacggtcagcgtgacgtctcctccgtcttgatctagcaagggggaaagagaggttgatgatgatccagcagcacgacggcgtggtggtggatgcagcagaactccggcagggcttcgccaagctgctgcgggaggaggacgaggtgtagcaggggagggaggcgccaagacacaagggtgtggctgccctcccctgccctcctttatataggcccccagggggggcgccggctctgggagatgcaatctccgaagggggcggcggccaggggggtggagtgccccccaaggcaagtggtgcccccccccccccacctagggtttccaaccctaggcgcaggggggcccaagggggggcgcagcagcccactaggggctggttcccctcccacttcagcccacggggccctccgggataagtggccccacccggtggacccccgggacccttctggtggtcccggtacaataccgggtgaccccgaaactttcccgatggccgaaacagcacttcctatatagttttctttacctctggaccattccggaactcctcgtgacgtctcggatctcatccgggactccgaacaacattcagtttgctgcatactcatattcatacaaccctagtgtcaccgaaccttaagtgtgtagaccctacgggttcgggagacatgcaaacatgaccgagacggttctccggtcaataaccaacagcgggatctggatacccatgttggctcccacatactcctcggtgatctcatcagatgaaccacgatgtcgaggattcaagcaaccccgtatactattcctttTGTCAGACgataagttacttgcccgagactcgatcgtcggtatcccaatacctcgttcagtctcgttaccggcaagtcactttactcgtaccgtaatgcatgatcccgtgaccagacacttggtcactttgagctcattatgatgatgcactaccgagtgggcccagcgatacctctctgtaatacggagtgacaaatcccagtctcgatccgtgtcaacccaacagacactttcggagatacctgtagtgcacctttattgtcacccagttacgttgtgacgtttggtacacccaaagcactcctacggtatccgggagttacatgatctcatggtctaaggaagagatacttgacattggaaaagctctagcaaaacgaactacacgatcttgtgctatgcttaggatagggtcttgtccatcacatcattctcctaatgatgtgatcccgttgtcaatgacatctaatgtccatagtcaagaaaccatgactatctgttgaccaacgagctagtcaactagaggcttactagggacgtattgtggtctatgtattcacacgtgtattacgatttccggataatacaattatagcatgaataaaagacaattatcatgaacaaggaaatataataatgatccttttattattgcctctagggcatatttccaacagtctcccacttgcactagagtcaataatctagttacattgtgatgaatcgaacacccatagagttctggtgttgatcatgttttgctcgcgagagaggtttagtcaatggatctgcgacattcatattcgtatgtactttgcaaatatctatgtctccaccttgaacattttcacggatggagttgaagcgacgcttgatgtgcctggtcttcttgtgaaacctgcgctccttggcaagggcaatagctccagtgttgtcacagaagagtttgatcggccccgacgcattgggtatgactcctaggtcagtgatgaactccttcacccaaattgcttcatgcgctgcctccgaggctgccatgtactccgcttcacatgtagatcctgccacgacgctctgcttgcagctgcaccagcttactgctccaccattcaacatatacacgtatccggtttgtgacttagagtcatccagatctgtgtcgaagctagcgtcgacgtaaccctttacggcaagctcttcgtcacctccataaacgagaaacatgtcctttgtccttttcaggtacttcaggatattcttgaccgctgtccagtgttccttgccgggattactttggtaccttcctaccaaacttacggcaaggtttacatcaggtccggtacacagcatggcatacataatagatcctatggctgaggcataggggatgatgctcatctcttctttatcttttgccgtggtcgggcattgagccgagctcaatctcacaccttgcagtacaggcaagaaccctttcttggactggtccattttgaacttcttcaaaatcttatcaaggtatgtgctttgtgaaagacctatgaggcgtctcgatctatccctatagatcttgatgcctaatatgtaagcagcttctccaaggtccttcattgaaaaacacttattcaagtaggccttaatgctgtccaagaattctatatcatttcccatcaaaagtatgtcatctacatataatatgagaaatgctacagagctcccactcactttcttgtaaacgcaggcttctccataagtctgcataaacccaaacgctttgatcatctcatcaaagtgaatgttccaactccgagatgcttgcaccatcccataaatggatcactggagcttgcacactttgttagcattcttaggatcgacaaaaccttccggctgcatcatatacagctcttccttaagataaccgttaaggaatgtcgttgacgtccatctgccatatctcataatcatagtatgcggcaattgctaacatgattcggacggacttaagcttcgctacgggagagaaagtctcatcgtagtcaatcccttgaacttgccgataacccttagcgacaagtcgagctttatagatggtgacattaccatccacgtccgtcttcttcttaaagatccatttgttttctatcgctcgccgatcatcgggcaagtcagtcaaagttcatactttgttttcatacatggattctatctcggattgcatggcttctagccctttgttggaatctgggcccgccatcgcttcttcatagttcgaaggttcaccgttgtctaacaacatgatttccaggacagggttgccataccactctggtgtggaacgtgtccttgtggacctacgaagttcagtagcaacttgatcagaagtaccttgatcatcatcattaatttcctctccagtcggtgtaggcaccacaggaatgttttcctgagctgcactactttccggttcaagaggtagtacttcatggagttctactttcctcccacttactcctttcgagagaaactctttttctagaaaggatccgttcttggcaacaaagatcttgccctcggatcttaagtagaaggtatacccaatggtttccttagggtatcctatgaagacgcattttttcgacttgggctcgagcttttcaggttgaagtttcttgacataagcatcacatccccaaacttttagaaacgacagcttaggtttcttcccaaaccataattcatacggtgtcgtctcaacggatttagacggtgccctgtttaaagtgaatgtagctgtctctagagcgtatccccaaaatgatagcggtaaatcggtaagagacatcatagatcgcaccatatccaatagagtgtgattacgacgttcggacacaccgttacgctgaggtgttccaggcgg
Above is a window of Triticum dicoccoides isolate Atlit2015 ecotype Zavitan chromosome 5B, WEW_v2.0, whole genome shotgun sequence DNA encoding:
- the LOC119310319 gene encoding peroxidase 17-like, which codes for MAPPRVGLLLALAACLAFAGADAAVKELRVGYYAQTCPRAEEIVRRVMARALAREARSVASVMRLQFHDCFVNGCDGSVLMDATPTMAGEKEALSNINSLRSFEVVDEVKSALEEQCPGVVSCADIIIMAARDAVLLTGGPNWDVRLGREDSLTASQEDSDNIMPSPRANASALIRLFAGYKLTVTDLVALSGSHSVGEARCFSIVFRLYNQSGSGRPDPHMDPAYRQALDALCPLTGDQNVTGGLDATPVVFDNQYFKDLVHLRGFLNSDQTLFSDNDGTRRVVTQFSQNQDAFFRAFIEGMVKMGELQNPRKGEVRRNCRVANGGRPPLEKQVAPFRVLDF